From the genome of Cyprinus carpio isolate SPL01 chromosome B24, ASM1834038v1, whole genome shotgun sequence:
ctttattcaccaattcctctcctctgtgtctctccaaatcagcgtagcaccattttagagaatctgagctgtacgcaggaaaaaatagaaaacagtcattttaaaagtaataatatttaacaatatagcTGCTTTAATGTATTTGGttagcataagaaacttctttcagaaacattaaaaatgctaaccaaccctaaacttttaaacaattagtGTATTCAGAATTAGAATATCCCATTTTCTAATTTTTCATGCCTAAAGTGACCTCACTTTCACAGTGCCAGTATTGATGAACTGAATTGTCTGTGTTAGATCTGGAAGAGAAGGCCAAACAGGAAGAAAACGAGAAGAAAGATAATAAAACcgacacagacacacaaagcaGTGACAGCAAAGGCGATAATACTAAAAAAGAAGACGAGATCAACACAGACGCGAGTGTGAAATCTCAAGACAAACGAAAGGAAGACACGAGACAAGAGAAGGATTCAAAGACAGATCGAGAAGCTACAGGCGATAACAAGCAGCCCACAGAGCAACAGCCCAGAGAGGAAGAGGGCAATAAAGACCCAGGGGGGGTGAATGGGGCTCAAACACCAGCGTCTGATGCCAAAGAGCCCGAGACCAGCAGTGACACGGACAACAGCCAGCGAGCGCACAACGGTGAGCATCAAAAGTTTTCAAAtctgttgattttatttatttttttttgatcccAATATTACATTTCCTAAACTATTTCTAACCCTTAACAcctgtaaaaatgaattttaaaaaattaaaagaaaaagatttgTGAACAGAATATGTAGAGTGTGAATATGACGTACTATgctaataatcaatatttcaaaaTGGCTAAATATGGGCCAGTATATACAGGTTTATCACTCACTACCATAAACTACTATTCTTGCTTTACCACTTTTTCTCGCTTACTATTGTGTTTGTTGTAACCAAGCACTATCGCAGCCAAACTATTACATGTTGGAAAGAAAGTGGCTTTGTTCGTAAATGTTTTTAGTATACTTTAGTATACTCTGATTCTTGTGTGTTGTGTAGTGTGCTCTACAGGTTACAGTGTGCTGTGTGGTGTATAGAGTGCCATGTAATGTATAGCGTTTAACGTCCTCAAACAAGCATACTAACTAGTGTATACTACTTACTAATGTTGTACACTGCAATGTAGTGTGTTTTGCAAGCGCTGTGTGCTGCAGTATGCTGAATTCTGTGGTGTACGTATATGCATTTATGTTCTTGTCAGACATGTTTTACTCGAGCTAGAAAAGTTTACACTTTTCCAGAAAGAACGGTTAAACGGTTAGTGTAGcggaccaaatggatgtttatgtTAGAAAAGCACTcgtcttttcttttatttgtttgtctgatTGTTTGTTTGCCCTGAGTGGACTCAGTTAGTGACCTGTATCTTATCTGGATGTCAGGGAACGAGGAACTGAACTCACCTGACAGTGACGACAGTGAAAGCAAGAGATCGGACGGTAACTCCATCATCTCTTTTAACTGCTGTTGGCATCACATAGCGGCTGAATGCTAATTTGCATACTAGCAACCTAATTTGCAGCACTGTGTCCTAAACAGGCATGACACAAGAAGTTTGCAGTTACAAGTCTGTCCacactcaaaataaaaatcacagcaaATCTGATGTTTTAACCAATGAGGTTCCACTGGGGACGGGGATACAGAGATCATCATGACAGAAGAAATCTATTGGAAGTAGTTTGCTATCTGGTCACCTTTGGCATACTTTATATTAGCATATTATGATTTGGTACACACTCCTTAGCTCATACTTATTTAGAACAGATAGTATGTAAAATGGGATTCAGTCGCTATCAGCAGGAGAGCTACTTTAGGTTCATTTCCTCTCATCAGGACGATTGGCAGAAAACCCCCATGGTGATTTGATTTGACACCTTCACGCATTTTTGTTCACCTCtgcatttcacccaaaaatgaatctGTTTACTTggccttgtgttgttccaaacctctatgactttctttcaggTACAATGCCCcatatgtttttgtccatatagtgaaTGGTGCTCTTGCTCTGAAAAAGGAGGTCCAGAAAagaagtagtccatatgacttatACATTATGTACAATACTTTTGTTTGACATTGAACACATGACCAATAGTCACCGATGTTAAACTGAGCTCattgcttcttttttgttttgagcTTTGACAGCCCCTTCCCAATTCTGCAAAATTTTGTGTTCACTAAAGaaaatcatatgggtttggattgacatgaccaaatttttattcttaattgaAGTATTccaaaaaatcattatgaaaccTTCAAAATCACCTGTTCTGAGACGATAAGAATTCTGTATACAACTACAAAGATTTTCCATATATGTAGTGTGTTCAATTCCCTCCATCTGATTGTAAACACATGGCATGTCAGTTGTCGTAGCGCCTCATCCACCTGTCAGACATCAGTCAGAGCTGTGGAACAGAGCTCTAAATGTGCCAAATATCTGCTCTCCTCTGCAGACTCAGAAGACGAGCACAGTCACTGTGGGATGTCCCCCTCTTCACTGGCAGACAGTGCAGCCGCTGCATCTGCGCCTGATGCAAACTAACAGCACTCCAAATCCTGTACTATGCTGTCTCCTggtggttattttttattattcatcttttcttttctttttttttttgaggacatTTCACATCTTAAAATCAGATCTTTCTGtctctgatgcattttttttctttttcttccatacTTTAATTCACATCTGACTTCAAGGATGTACTCCAGGTTTTGTTTCATAGATACACAAAACCATTAGAGAACTGAGACTTTGGTGCAAAacggatgttaaaaaaaaagtaatgcatggTGCCTCGGTGGTTTTGGAAACTGTTGGATCCAAAACCACATGCATGAAAGTGAAATGTGTCCCTTGTCGAGTCGATGGAGACCAACCCCAGCTGATGTTCTTCCCTCGGGGACAACGTGACATCTGCCAACCGCTCAAGCGCCAAACCAGCACAGACAGCGAGCGGAGAACTTCAAAGAACTTCAGTCCCTCAGAGCACTCATGAAACCAGATCACTTTCACCAGGCCGTCGTTACCACGTCCAAAGAATGTCTGCAGAactgcttatttttatttgtgttagtcGTAAATTCGATGTTGCTTCTGTGTTGATACCGATTCTGTACAGTTTCCATCGTGTGTCTTCTGTACATATGCTTTCAGGAGCTTCTTAAAATGGATGAAGGTAGTTGCccttttaaataacaaattatgtCTGATTTATGTGTTATTAAGAGCCAAATCCGATGGGCCAATTAAACCTCTGCAAACATTGTAAACTCTTCAAACCCTTAAAATGCAgtaaatgtcattattttgacaTTAGGTTATAGTTTGAATATAGTTTGAgttctatttttgtatttaatgtatataaaagattatattatttatgaaGTGTTTATAGGGAAATTTGGTatgaacaatgaacaaaataGATTAATTGTAGGAAGGTGTACTATTAATGCTTAATCTAGTCTCTTAGAGAATTATGACCGAGATTAAAAGGaatcttatttgtatttttcaatcTGGTAAAAGAAGAAATAGAACGTTTAGAAAGTATATTTTAGCACGAGCATCTTCTGTCAGGTGCTGCGTGCTGATATTACACTTTAGTTCAATGTGCTAGCAAAATATTTGTCCCTGTCTGTGCCGCTCATCTTCTCAAAGTATAATGCACCCGTCCATGTGAATCTTTCTGTAAATCAGTTTCATACATAAATTGtaaaatgcagaagaaaaaaaacaagaaaaaaggcgTCCTTGTAAATAGGCTGTTATAAATAGGCAGCAAAATCCTGTGTAAATGTCTCTGCTGCCTCAACCAAAGATGATTATAATGTCTGTACGTCATTTATCTGGAGGTCATTGCAAGCCATCATTCATGCATACTTCTTATGAGTCATTGGTtggaaagcaagaaagaaagataaaaaagaagaaaGCATTGTTGCCTTAAATCTATGATTAATTACAAATCCTTGTGACATTCATCgaatatttgttatttgtgttCATCTTCCTGTTTAGCTGTCCTCTTCTGACTCAGTTCTGAGTCATCAccacatatcttttttttttctgtgcttatGTCAGCGTTTTCTTCATATCTAAGAGACACTGAAGTGATTTCATCATTTTGATTTGACTGGAGAGTTCAGTTAGATGTGAATGGCAGCATGTTGCTCTTTTCAGCTGTGAGGCTGAACTTTGCAAAGCTCATTTGATTGGTCGATACTGTgccattataaaatattataaatgtaatgacatcattttgttctgttttttattttgctcaGTGCCCCTCCCCCCCTATTAAATCTCCACAAGCACAGACTTGGTGACATTctgcaaaaatcattttctttatcaGTATGTTTCAGCAGaaaatctaaacattcttaaacatatatatattaaaatgattgattaaaagaagaaaaaattttttatgaaattaaaaacaacacaaatactgattaagaaactTCCTTGCTGGATGAAATGAGTACATACTAAGTTACACACACTAGCTCTTTGACTATAACTGTGTTTTTAGAAATTTCTTGCCTCTCAAATCTTGAAATTTCTTGAGGTCTTGAAGtcttttttatgcacatttaggCTCAGAATGTGAGATTATTTAGGTGAAATGCTGTACATTTATAGAATATTGAAGTTGATGAGTAAATATGGCACAGTGAGATTCTGCCTTAATAAGTGTGTTTAGTTCTGCTTTGTAGTGACTGTCATGTGTTCAGCTCATTTGAGTACATATATGTGTTTGCCAGGAAACCTCGATGTCAAAACTAagctatttttagtttttatttttttcatgtactgTGTATCTTCTCCAGCACTCAAAACACAGACCAATTTCTATTAGTAAAATGAAAGGATGCTCTGATCAGCAGTGCACTAGCAGCATAAATCATATAGTGCTGTACAGCCATCTATTGGCTATCTAGTGTACTGCATCACTGCAGTCAAACACATTTTGAAATCCACGCATTGTTTACCTTTTTATTATGTCCCAAAGTATAATTTGTCATGAGATTGTTTTAACTTTTTCTACATTGATGTCTGTTGATGcattcattacttttttattttaaaaagaaaaacaaatcagtcATAAGCAGGTGTGGTCATGTGATCATGCTTGTTTCGATGCTCCTTAATTGCACTTTTGTGACAATAAATCTTTACTCAAAGGGCTCAGATGACGGGTTTGAGTCTTCATTTtgatatatatgatttataaatgtaCACAAACTGTATGGTTGTTAAGAATCTGCTCTGTTTTTGCAGCTCCCACTCGCCGCAAATACCACCTGGTCAGATACAGTAAGAAACCCAGTTACTGTGCCAACTCCTACTTGCCCTCCCGCCCACAGAAGGATTACCACAAACCCACAGACCCCCGTAGCAGGGCCAGACACCTACAGAGCATCTCTCTGAGACGGGGGAGGTGACCCCATCTATAGCACACACAAAaacttctgtctgttctgcacTGATGATGGAGTTGAGAGATGCTATTtcaacccaaaatcaaaagaaaaaactaataagaaattgTAATCTGCATGAAGACAGTACTTTGACAATTAAGCAGTTTTGCTGAAGATTTTTATTACTGTAGTGTatacagaagagaaaaaaacagataaaataatacataaacaactgaattaattaaaaacagtaaaaaataaaaatctatttgtattttatttacaattttatttacattttaactcaTTTAACTCAGAATTTTGTAGTTCTTATTTTGAATTGTGATGCCTATTGCCTTGATACAGTAATGATATCCCCataccattttaaatattattttaatcaacatAAATTAAACTCATTCTACACTACAACAAATGATTCCATGCTATATAAgtactttaaaaacaatgttatatgtgtgtatatatatatatatatatatgtgtgtgtgtgtgtgtgtgtgtgtgtgtgtgtgtgtgtgtgtatgtatatatatatatatatatatatatatataattttttgtttatgttttttttttaaccataataaGAATTGGGGAGGAAAGGCTGCTTgtgcttaattttaattaattaataattttttttataagtcaTTCTTATTTTCAGTTGTGATGCACATTGtcataatgtatgtttttaattgttcccatacaaaaaaaaaaatagtgtaaaacaaaaaaaaaaaaaaaaaaaagaagtaaatcaAAATTAAGGCACCACAATAAATGTTACCATGAATtatgaatgctttaaaaaatctgatattttttcactttattttaattatcataatgaGAATTatgcagcaatatatatatatatatatatatatatatatatatatatacacacacacacacacacacacacacacacacacacacacatatatatatatatatatatatatatatatatatatatatatatatatatatttttttttttttttttttttttttttttttttgggggggggggggtctttagATGTACCCAGTTAATGTAACCTGCTGTTCATACACAATCACACACTGAGACACCTgtacatgtacatactatgttaAGCACCACTTTCAGAATTATTATAGAAGTTCTGCAGGTTAATGTAGATAAATATCGTTCACACATTTCCAACCTTTATGCTTTTATGCTTTTGTTGTTGGAATTAAAAAGATGTTCTTTGCATCATTGCAAGTTGTGTTTCTACAGCATGCAACACTCAAATGATGAAATGACAACtcaaaaaatatgtgcaaaaccTACATTTATTGAAGGCTCAGACGACAATCAAAAATAACACTAACAGGAATGAAAACGGAATGTTTTTAAAGACATCTACTTCTTCATCTCCTTCTCCTCATCCTCCTGATGAATCATTCGAGCCTCTGTCTTCATCAATCTCACGCCTGCAAATAAAAGTGCAAAGAACTGAGACAAAGAGATGGCAAGAGATGGATGGAGAGGGCGTGAGGGTGATTGAGTGAAAGGATGACAGAAATCAAAGTCTTGCCTGGTATGAGTGGAGGGCTGTTGAGTACGGGAGTGTCTTTCCTGCGGGGTTTCTTCTGTCCCAGTTTGTCCTGCTGATAATCCTCGGAGCTGTGCTTTTGATTGTCCATTTCAGCGTTCCCATCTGCAGGAGaacatttcagagacatgttcacAAAGCAGGTCTGTGTATCAGTCAGACTGTCGCCATCTGTTACACCTTTGTTATTCCTGTTGGATGCTGTTCACCCAAATGTTGACCCGTTTATTGTCATTATATGGCTCTTTTCCTTAAAAACATTGTGCATGCAGATATCCATGCAGAAATGCAGTGAAAAACAGGCTGCGGTACTCACAGAGATGTTTGTGCATGGTGAGTGTGTGTTCGGCTTTGTCTGAGAGTGACCTCACACAGTCAGTGGACATGCTCCCCACACCAGTCTGTTCAGGTATCAGATAACAGCTCgtgttcagcacacacacacacacacacacacacatgcacacacactcatatacatgACAAAGGCTCTGTCATATTT
Proteins encoded in this window:
- the ppp1r17 gene encoding protein phosphatase 1, regulatory subunit 17-like, yielding MSTDCVRSLSDKAEHTLTMHKHLYGNAEMDNQKHSSEDYQQDKLGQKKPRRKDTPVLNSPPLIPGVRLMKTEARMIHQEDEEKEMKK